One segment of Echeneis naucrates chromosome 15, fEcheNa1.1, whole genome shotgun sequence DNA contains the following:
- the LOC115055077 gene encoding sprouty-related, EVH1 domain-containing protein 2-like yields the protein MIEETHPNDDSYIVRVKAVVMTRDDSSGGWLAQDGGALSRVGVCRLLPPELAHIPASSTSQFLIRGERLRDKQVILDCPLRKDLVYTIATPTFHHWKVEDRRCGLSFQSPADARAFDRGVRKAIEDLAEGSTTSSTALQNEGELGDDDVFTNTTDSSSNSSQKLESSLQPLESSPLPQRHKCKMGNRHDLHDPYRLPDTYFLDQPLSRLPRHVTFQEDDEIVRINPRERSWERTTEHHHGRQSDRPWLRGYEDYRHATVRDKFIQMDDSESYVHFAKAEVQKHDYTYPLAPALSPSDSDPALGPLTNKGHIGSHRHGFSSVVSTQPRSFLPSSSPSTNGGKGQKEDGMERAQCEHCGEAFYISDNRRGRCQDAPDPVRACIRRVSCMWLADTMLYHCMSDPEGDYSDPCSCDGGEGSGGGRLGTRWLALLGLSLVAPCLCLYPPLHACHRAGLTCGCCGGRHKPLS from the exons tGACAGCTACATCGTGCGTGTGAAAGCGGTGGTGATGACGAGGGACGACTCCAGTGGCGGCTGGCTGGCCCAGGATGGGGGAGCTCTGAGCAGGGTGGGGGTGTGCCGACTCCTCCCGCCTGAGTTGGCGCACATTCCGGCCTCCAGCACCTCCCAGTTCCTCATCCGTGGCGAGCGGCTCCGGGATAAACAG GTTATCCTAGATTGTCCATTGAGGAAGGACCTGGTGTACACCATAGCAACACCCACGTTTCATCACTGGAAGGTGGAGGACAGGAGGTGTGGCCTGTCCTTCCAGAGTCCAGCCGATGCCAGAGCTTTCGACAGAGGGGTACGGAAAGCTATCGAGGATCTGGCTGAAG GCTCCACAACCTCCTCAACAGCACTCCAGAATGAGGGCGAGCTCGGTGACGACGACGTCTTCACT AACACCACAGACAGCTCATCCAACTCCTCCCAGAAGTTGGAAAGCTCTCTACAGCCACTTGAGTCCTCGCCCCTTCCGCAGAGACACAAGTGCAAAATGGGAAATCGCCACGACCTCCACGACCCCTACCGGCTCCCAGACACCTACTTCTTGGACCAG CCGTTGTCTCGGCTTCCCCGCCATGTCACTTTCCAGGAGGACGATGAAATCGTTCGAATCAATCCTCGGGAACGCAGCTGGGAGAGAACCACAGAACATCACCATGGACGCCAGTCGGACCGCCCCTGGCTCAGGGGTTACGAGGACTACCGGCACGCCACTGTGCGTGACAAGTTCATCCAAATGGACGACTCTGAGTCCTACGTCCACTTTGCCAAGGCAGAGGTGCAGAAACACGACTACACCTACCCGCTCGCACCGGCCCTGTCACCCTCAGACTCTGATCCCGCCCTTGGACCCTTGACCAATAAGGGCCATATCGGCTCACACCGCCATGGCTTCTCCTCTGTGGTCTCCACCCAGCCACGGTCTTTCCTCCCCAGCTCCTCCCCATCCACCAATGGCGGGAAGGGGCAAAAGGAGGACGGGATGGAGCGTGCACAGTGCGAGCACTGTGGTGAGGCCTTTTACATCTCCGACAACAGGAGAGGCCGGTGCCAGGATGCGCCGGACCCTGTGCGCGCATGCATCCGGCGGGTCAGTTGCATGTGGCTGGCAGACACCATGCTCTACCACTGCATGTCTGACCCAGAGGGGGACTACTCAGACCCTTGCTCCTGCGACGGGGGCGAGGGCAGCGGGGGAGGCCGACTCGGCACACGCTGGTTAGCTCTTCTCGGCTTGTCACTAGTGGCGCCCTGCCTCTGCCTCTATCCGCCTCTCCACGCTTGCCACCGGGCGGGGCTCACATGCGGCTGCTGCGGTGGCCGACACAAGCCCCTGAGCTGA